In Quercus lobata isolate SW786 chromosome 12, ValleyOak3.0 Primary Assembly, whole genome shotgun sequence, a genomic segment contains:
- the LOC115971807 gene encoding transcription factor bHLH36-like, whose product MFPLHQSNELVFKVFSDPHHQHKISQDLIMGQASLDGSNFNTSKSLGKGLRRKLCDNLDNNFVNCNDNKKQKMMHREIERQRRQEMATLYVALRSFLPLEFIKGKRSISDHINEAANYIKHLEKKIKELSSARDVLKEFSNLSTTDQGSTSQPSCFTIHPCCGGVEIVISSGFREESFPLSKVLELLLEEGLTVLNCTSSKVNERFLHTVQCEVSDSTCLDISGLQKNLTEVIPSMNCLSP is encoded by the exons ATGTTTCCTTTACACCAAAGCAATGAGCTGGTCTTCAAAGTCTTCTCTGATCCCCACCACCAGCACAAAATCTCTCAAGATCTGATCATGGGTCAAGCTTCACTGGATGGCAGTAATTTTAACACCTCCAAGTCCTTGGGGAAAGGCCTGCGCCGAAAATTATGTGATAACTTGGATAATAACTTTGTCAATTGTAATGATAACAAGAAACAGAAGATGATGCATAGGGAAATTGAGAGGCAAAGAAGGCAAGAAATGGCTACGCTTTACGTGGCCCTTAGATCCTTTCTCCCACTTGAATTTATCAAG GGAAAGCGTTCCATATCTGACCACATAAATGAGGCTGCGAATTACATCAAACACTTAGAGAAGAAGATCAAAGAGCTGAGTTCTGCAAGAGATGTGCTAAAAGAGTTTTCCAATTTGTCTACTACTGATCAAGGGAGTACTTCTCAACCGAGTTGTTTCACGATCCACCCATGCTGTGGTGGAGTTGAAATTGTGATCTCCAGTGGCTTCAGAGAGGAAAGTTTTCCTCTTTCAAAGGTTTTAGAGCTTCTTCTAGAGGAAGGACTTACTGTTCTAAACTGTACATCCTCCAAAGTCAATGAAAGGTTTCTCCACACTGTCCAGTGTGAG GTGAGCGATTCAACATGCCTTGATATATCTGGGTTGCAAAAGAATCTAACCGAAGTGATTCCATCAATGAACTGTCTATCCCCATAG